Proteins from a single region of Peromyscus eremicus chromosome 9, PerEre_H2_v1, whole genome shotgun sequence:
- the Dusp13b gene encoding dual specificity protein phosphatase 13 isoform X3 — MTLDSALTSSTSKMDSMQKQDLRRPKIHGAVQVPPYQPPTLASLQRLLWVRRTATMTHINEVWPNLFLGDAYAARDKSRLIQLGITHVVNVAAGKFQVDTGAKFYRGTPLEYYGIEADDNPFFDLSVYFLPVARYIREALNTPRSRVLVHCAMGVSRSATVVLAFLMICENMTLVDAIQTVQAHRDICPNSGFLRQLQVLDNRLRRESGQL, encoded by the exons ATGACCCTGGACAGTGCTCTGACCTCAAGCACCTCAAA GATGGACTCAATGCAGAAGCAGGACCTTCGGAGGCCAAAGATACACGGGGCGGTCCAGGTGCCCCCCTACCAGCCACCCACGCTAGCCTCACTGCAACGATTGCTGTGGGTCCGCCGGACCGCCACAATGACCCACATCAATGAGGTCTGGCCCAACCTCTTCTTGGGAGATGC ATATGCGGCCCGAGACAAGAGCCGGCTGATCCAACTGGGCATCACCCACGTTGTGAATGTCGCTGCAGGCAAGTTTCAAGTGGACACAGGTGCCAAGTTTTACCGTGGAACACCTCTGGAGTACTATGGCATCGAGGCTGACGACAATCCCTTCTTTGACCTCAGTGTCTACTTTTTGCCTGTTGCTCGATACATCAGAGAAGCCCTCAATACTCCCCGAA GCCGCGTGCTGGTCCACTGCGCCATGGGGGTAAGCCGATCTGCCACAGTTGTCCTGGCCTTCCTCATGATCTGCGAGAACATGACACTGGTAGACGCTATCCAGACGGTGCAGGCCCACCGAGATATCTGCCCCAACTCAGGCTTTCTCCGACAGCTCCAGGTTCTGGACAACAGGCTGAGGCGGGAATCAGGGCAACTCTGA
- the Dusp13b gene encoding dual specificity protein phosphatase 13 isoform X1, producing the protein MKDKARSSVPPSSPSTRWVSLAKPVASWVPVSFSSFGTACQREKMLYPVCTFSSYSLKGPGAVGQDRSPFPLRHQARVLVPLTPQLCRVPEDGLSQLTPDTAHPIRVRPAQLHWPQSRGMDSMQKQDLRRPKIHGAVQVPPYQPPTLASLQRLLWVRRTATMTHINEVWPNLFLGDAYAARDKSRLIQLGITHVVNVAAGKFQVDTGAKFYRGTPLEYYGIEADDNPFFDLSVYFLPVARYIREALNTPRSRVLVHCAMGVSRSATVVLAFLMICENMTLVDAIQTVQAHRDICPNSGFLRQLQVLDNRLRRESGQL; encoded by the exons ATGAAGGATAAAGCCCGGTCCTCAGTTCCTCCCAGCTCACCATCCACCCGCTGGGTGAGCTTGGCCAAGCCAGTGGCCTCCTGGGTGCCTGTTTCTTTTTCCAGTTTTGGTACTGCCTGCCAGAGGGAAAAGATGCTCTACCCAGTCTGTACCTTCTCTAGTTACTCCTTGAAGGGACCAGGGGCAGTTGGCCAAGATAGGTCCCCCTTCCCACTACGGCACCAGGCCAGGGTTCTGGTGCCTCTGACACCCCAGCTCTGCAGGGTCCCGGAGGATGGCCTGAGCCAGCTGACTCCAGACACAGCCCACCCCATCCGGGTGAGGCCTGCACAGCTGCACTGGCCTCAGTCACGGGG GATGGACTCAATGCAGAAGCAGGACCTTCGGAGGCCAAAGATACACGGGGCGGTCCAGGTGCCCCCCTACCAGCCACCCACGCTAGCCTCACTGCAACGATTGCTGTGGGTCCGCCGGACCGCCACAATGACCCACATCAATGAGGTCTGGCCCAACCTCTTCTTGGGAGATGC ATATGCGGCCCGAGACAAGAGCCGGCTGATCCAACTGGGCATCACCCACGTTGTGAATGTCGCTGCAGGCAAGTTTCAAGTGGACACAGGTGCCAAGTTTTACCGTGGAACACCTCTGGAGTACTATGGCATCGAGGCTGACGACAATCCCTTCTTTGACCTCAGTGTCTACTTTTTGCCTGTTGCTCGATACATCAGAGAAGCCCTCAATACTCCCCGAA GCCGCGTGCTGGTCCACTGCGCCATGGGGGTAAGCCGATCTGCCACAGTTGTCCTGGCCTTCCTCATGATCTGCGAGAACATGACACTGGTAGACGCTATCCAGACGGTGCAGGCCCACCGAGATATCTGCCCCAACTCAGGCTTTCTCCGACAGCTCCAGGTTCTGGACAACAGGCTGAGGCGGGAATCAGGGCAACTCTGA
- the Dusp13a gene encoding dual specificity protein phosphatase 13, whose translation MAEASTPKLGEKAEATPCPSVLQLEELLRAGRASCSRVDEVWPNLFIGDAATANNRFELWKLGITHVLNAAHGGLYCQGGPDYYGSSVSYLGVPAHDLPDFNISTYFSSAADFIHRALNTPGAKVLVHCVVGVSRSATLVLAYLMLHQRLPLQQAVLVVKERRWIFPNRGFLRQLCQLDQQLRGAGQS comes from the exons ATGGCTGAGGCCTCCACCCCGAAACTGGGGGAAAAAGCAGAAGCCACACCTTGCCCCAGTGTCCTGCAGCTGGAAGAGCTCCTGAGGGCCGGGAGAGCTTCTTGTAGCCGCGTAGACGAAGTCTGGCCCAACCTTTTCATAGGAGATGC GGCCACGGCAAATAACCGCTTTGAGCTGTGGAAGTTGGGAATTACCCATGTGCTGAACGCCGCCCACGGGGGACTCTACTGTCAGGGAGGCCCTGACTACTACGGCAGCAGTGTGAGCTACCTGGGGGTACCAGCCCACGACCTCCCTGATTTCAACATCAGCACCTACTTCTCCTCAGCAGCTGACTTCATCCACCGTGCCCTCAACACTCCTGGGG CTAAGGTGCTAGTGCACTGTGTGGTAGGTGTGAGCCGCTCTGCCACACTGGTCCTGGCTTACCTCATGCTGCACCAGCGGCTGCCCCTGCAGCAGGCGGTCCTTGTGGTGAAGGAGCGCCGATGGATCTTCCCCAATCGCGGCTTCCTCCGCCAGCTCTGCCAGCTGGACCAGCAACTGCGAGGAGCAGGCCAGAGCTAA
- the Dusp13b gene encoding dual specificity protein phosphatase 13 isoform X2 — protein sequence MFWTESALALFHSHAESCPCTQSPIPDPRPCPRMDSMQKQDLRRPKIHGAVQVPPYQPPTLASLQRLLWVRRTATMTHINEVWPNLFLGDAYAARDKSRLIQLGITHVVNVAAGKFQVDTGAKFYRGTPLEYYGIEADDNPFFDLSVYFLPVARYIREALNTPRSRVLVHCAMGVSRSATVVLAFLMICENMTLVDAIQTVQAHRDICPNSGFLRQLQVLDNRLRRESGQL from the exons ATGTTCTGGACGGAATCTGCCTTAGCACTGTTCCACTCACACGCAGAGTCCTGCCCTTGCACCCAGTCCCCCATTCCTGACCCCAGACCATGCCCTAG GATGGACTCAATGCAGAAGCAGGACCTTCGGAGGCCAAAGATACACGGGGCGGTCCAGGTGCCCCCCTACCAGCCACCCACGCTAGCCTCACTGCAACGATTGCTGTGGGTCCGCCGGACCGCCACAATGACCCACATCAATGAGGTCTGGCCCAACCTCTTCTTGGGAGATGC ATATGCGGCCCGAGACAAGAGCCGGCTGATCCAACTGGGCATCACCCACGTTGTGAATGTCGCTGCAGGCAAGTTTCAAGTGGACACAGGTGCCAAGTTTTACCGTGGAACACCTCTGGAGTACTATGGCATCGAGGCTGACGACAATCCCTTCTTTGACCTCAGTGTCTACTTTTTGCCTGTTGCTCGATACATCAGAGAAGCCCTCAATACTCCCCGAA GCCGCGTGCTGGTCCACTGCGCCATGGGGGTAAGCCGATCTGCCACAGTTGTCCTGGCCTTCCTCATGATCTGCGAGAACATGACACTGGTAGACGCTATCCAGACGGTGCAGGCCCACCGAGATATCTGCCCCAACTCAGGCTTTCTCCGACAGCTCCAGGTTCTGGACAACAGGCTGAGGCGGGAATCAGGGCAACTCTGA